A single Salminus brasiliensis chromosome 20, fSalBra1.hap2, whole genome shotgun sequence DNA region contains:
- the ccnh gene encoding cyclin-H translates to MYHNSSQKKYWTFENEAALELLRHEANQKFRSKAISLRKPGINDSAFLDPREEKVLFRHYEKRLLDFCSVFKPAMPKSVVGTACMFFRRFYLNNSLMEYHPRTIMLICAYLSCKVDEFNVSSTQFVGNLQENPASQERALEQILEYELLLIQQLNFHLVVHNPYRPMEGFLIDLKTRYPLLENPEILRKNADDFLNRAAMTDTGLLFSPSQIALTAVLNSASRSGLKMETYLTECMGLKDDKETLSKMYDAMRRITTLLKEYELPRPEEVNVCKQKLERIHAEFAPSTNLKRKHGYEDDDHVVKKPLVTEEEWTDEDLDAL, encoded by the exons ATGTATCACAACAGCTCCCAGAAGAAATACTGGACTTTTGAAAATGAGGCAGCATTGGAGCTTTTGAGACATGAGGCTAACCAGAAGTTTCGCTCAAAAGCCATCAGTCTCAGAAAG CCTGGAATAAATGATTCTGCATTTCTTGATCCCCGTGAAGAGAAAGTGCTTTTCAGACACTATGAGAAGAGACTGCTGGACTTCTGCTCAGTATTCAAGCCGGCCATGCCCAAATCTGTAGTG GGCACAGCTTGTATGTTTTTCAGAAGATTTTATTTAAACAACTCTTTAATGGAGTACCATCCGAGGACAATAAT GCTGATCTGTGCATACCTGTCCTGCAAAGTGGACGAGTTCAATGTTTCCAGCACTCAGTTTGTGGGGAATCTTCAGGAGAATCCTGCCAGTCAGGAGAGGGCGCTGGAACAGATCCTAGAGTACGAGCTACTCCTCATCCAGCAGCTCAACTTTCACCTGGTGGTACACAACCCTTATCGGCCCATGGAGGGCTTCCTCATAGACCTGAAG ACGAGGTACCCGCTTTTGGAGAACCCGGAGATACTGAGGAAGAATGCAGATGACTTCCTCAACAGAGCCGCAATGACTGACACCGGGCTTCTCTTCTCACCTTCACAGATTGCCCTGACGGCCGTGCTGAACAGTGCGTCTCGTTCAGGCCTTAAAATGGAAAC GTACCTTACCGAATGCATGGGGCTTAAAGATGACAAGGAAACACTCTCAAAGATGTATGACGCAATGAGAC GAATAACAACCCTCCTTAAGGAATATGAGCTTCCCCGACCAGAGGAAGTCAATGTCTGCAAGCAGAAACTGGAGAGGATTCATGCTGAATTTGCCCCAAGTACAAATTT GAAAAGGAAGCATGGCTATGAAGATGATGACCACGTCGTGAAAAAGCCCCTTGTTACTGAGGAG GAGTGGACTGATGAAGACCTGGATGCTTTGTGA
- the LOC140542292 gene encoding uncharacterized protein — protein MAAPRRKYSMEEKRRLLEMYDQLPRMSQKKAASRLNITQSVLWTLLRNRSLIMRGDQQVRCGKVPRLEAALWRWIDGSRREGASVSDLMIHRKAMDLAMRMGVAHFRASPTWYSGFKRRERAVRDMYHIHTDEAEQTQRPEPDSAPQPADESPQPQPQPQPQPQPQPQPQPQQDKEVGEAAVGPEGHVEQSQLLAVKPEPTEPTVVTAEINGGMQTITVPSLFQMKEAMKTLATGLLYRGFCDFKLLHQFEKEVANVVKRSMAQGSQDSFLA, from the coding sequence ATGGCAGCGCCGAGGAGAAAGTACTCCATGGAGGAGAAGCGCAGACTGCTGGAAATGTATGACCAGCTTCCCCGCATGAGCCAGAAGAAGGCAGCGAGTCGCCTGAACATCACCCAGTCCGTGCTGTGGACCCTGCTCCGAAACAGGAGCCTCATAATGAGGGGCGATCAGCAGGTCCGCTGCGGGAAAGTGCCGAGGCTGGAGGCCGCGCTGTGGCGCTGGATCGACGGCTCGAGGAGGGAGGGCGCCTCGGTCTCAGACCTCATGATCCACAGAAAGGCGATGGACCTGGCGATGCGTATGGGGGTTGCGCACTTTAGGGCGAGCCCGACCTGGTACAGCGGCTTTAAGAGGAGGGAAAGGGCGGTGAGGGACATGTACCACATTCATACGGACGAAGCCGAGCAAACGCAGAGACCAGAGCCGGACAGTGCACCGCAACCTGCCGATGAAAGCCCCCAGCctcagccccagccccagcctcagccccagccccagccccagcctcAGCCCCAGCAGGACAAAGAAGTGGGGGAAGCGGCCGTAGGGCCTGAAGGCCATGTGGAGCAAAGCCAGCTGCTTGCAGTAAAACCTGAACCCACTGAGCCCACCGTGGTCACGGCTGAAATCAACGGGGGCATGCAGACCATCACAGTGCCCTCTCTGTTCCAGATGAAGGAGGCTATGAAGACTTTAGCCACGGGCTTGTTGTACAGGGGCTTCTGTGACTTTAAGCTGCTCCACCAGTTCGAGAAGGAGGTGGCTAATGTGGTGAAGCGGTCCATGGCTCAGGGGAGTCAGGACAGTTTCCTGGCCTGA